In the Planctomycetaceae bacterium genome, GTACGATCCTGCTTCATGGAGTCACGGGCAGCGGCAAGACAGAGGTCTATATTCGATCGATTCGTGAAGTGGTCAGCTATCGCAGGCAGGCCATTGTTCTGGTCCCCGAAATCAGTTTGACACCTCAGACAATCCGGCGTTTTCGCAGTCGCTTTCAATCAGTTGCCGTGCTGCACAGCCATATGACTGATGCCGAAAGGCACTGGCAATGGCAGCAGATTGCAAGCGGGGACATTGAGGTGATTGTCGGAGCGCGGAGCGCAGTGTTTGCGCCGACGCCGCATTTGGGACTGGTGATTATTGACGAAGAACACGAGCCTTCGTTCAAACAGGACAATACCCCGCGCTATCATGCCCGGGAAGTGGCACGATATCGTTGCCTGCAGGAGAAGGTGCCTTTGATTCTTGGTTCAGCGACGCCAACTCTGGAATCGTGGCTTCGGGCTTCCCGGCACCGGGATACTCTGATTTCAATGCCCGAACGCGTCGCGAAACGGCCGTTACCACCAGTGGTCATCGTCGACACTCGCAGTGATCCGCGTATCGGTAAAGGATTCGCCATCGGCCGTGCATTGCTGACAGGGATGCAGAAGGCACTTCGCGAAAACGGTCAGATCATCCTGTTTCTTAATCTGCGAGGTTATTCACCGACAGTATGGTGCCGCGGCTGCGGTGAAGGAGTCAAGTGCCCGAATTGTGACATCACCCTGACCTGGCATCGCGACCGCGCCGTGATTGTCTGTCACAGTTGTGATTATGAAACGCCGCCGCCGGATACCTGTCCGAAATGCGAAAGTCCCGCCATTCGATTCATCGGGACCGGAACTCAAAAGCTGTTCGATGAAGTGGAGCATGCATTTCCCTCCGCCAGCGTGCTTCGAATGGACAGCGATTCGATGAAGAAACCGGGGAGTCATGACGAGGCACTCGAACGATTCCGACTGGGCGAAGTCCAGATACTTCTGGGCACACAAATGATCGCGAAAGGCCTCGATTTCCCCAACGTGACGCTTGTCGGCGTCATCGACACGGACTCCATGCTGCGGCAGCCGGATATGCGGGCTGCAGAGAGGACATTTCAACTGATTGCTCAGGTCGCTGGTCGTACCGGCCGCAGTTCACGAGGTGGTCGAGTTCTCGTACAAACGACAAGTCCAAACGACCCGGCAGTCAGATTTGCTCAGAAGCATGACTACATCGGTTTCGCGCAGCACGAGCTGGCCGAACGACACGATACGCTGGCACCTCCATTCAGCAGCGTTGCGCGCGTGATCTTCCGAGGCCCCAGTGAGCAAACGGTCCTCAACACTGCTCAGGCGGTGGCGGATAAACTCCGGGCTGCCAGAAGTGGTGCCACAGAACATGTTCGAGTCCTCGGTGCCGCGCCGGCTCCGATCACGCGTCTGAGAAACATGTGGCGATTCCATCTGCAGATTACCGGCCGAACGCATGCCCTGGTTCGGGAACTCTGGATGACAGTTGAAAAAAAACTTACGCTGCCCGAGGGCGTCGA is a window encoding:
- the priA gene encoding primosomal protein N', which translates into the protein MNQQNLFGFADTPEWEEAAREDVMVAEVVFNLPLEKPYTYEIPEPLRPMLQPGQRVKAPLGRSNRMVTGYCVGIRQATPGSIKRLKCIHELLDREPLLDERMLEVTRWISERYLCGWGQVLESVIPAGVRRKSGTRLVQSYQLLPNVADRIQTSRLNKQQKVIIDLLQKANGPIAAAELCEMAACSPSPLATLVRKGLIESLRIRSDITGELTEGSASEADLSLNPQQVQALDRILGAVRSGEHSTILLHGVTGSGKTEVYIRSIREVVSYRRQAIVLVPEISLTPQTIRRFRSRFQSVAVLHSHMTDAERHWQWQQIASGDIEVIVGARSAVFAPTPHLGLVIIDEEHEPSFKQDNTPRYHAREVARYRCLQEKVPLILGSATPTLESWLRASRHRDTLISMPERVAKRPLPPVVIVDTRSDPRIGKGFAIGRALLTGMQKALRENGQIILFLNLRGYSPTVWCRGCGEGVKCPNCDITLTWHRDRAVIVCHSCDYETPPPDTCPKCESPAIRFIGTGTQKLFDEVEHAFPSASVLRMDSDSMKKPGSHDEALERFRLGEVQILLGTQMIAKGLDFPNVTLVGVIDTDSMLRQPDMRAAERTFQLIAQVAGRTGRSSRGGRVLVQTTSPNDPAVRFAQKHDYIGFAQHELAERHDTLAPPFSSVARVIFRGPSEQTVLNTAQAVADKLRAARSGATEHVRVLGAAPAPITRLRNMWRFHLQITGRTHALVRELWMTVEKKLTLPEGVEMAIDVDPINAR